The window GTTTTTACCGTCTCTGATCGCTTCGTTTAGCTCTAATTCAGTATCTACGATTCTATCCTGAAGCTGTTTTCCGATTTCTAAATATTCATTATAGATTTCTTCAACGTCTAACGCTGGTTTTCCATAATATTTTTCAAAAAGAGAATTCTTAACTTTTAAGTTTTTCTCAATTTTATCTCTTAAAATCTCAGGGTTTAATAGGTCAACCATTCTGATTCCGACTCTTGCAATTTTATCTTCATAGCAAGGTCCGATTCCTTTTTGGTTGTTCCGATCTGAGTTCCGCCGTGTTCCTCTTCACGGTAAGTATCCAAAAGGATGTGGTAAGGCATGATCACATGCGCTCTTCTGCTGATAAAAATGTGGTCTGTTCTCAAGTTTTTGCTCTCGATCTGACCAACTTCTCTAATAAAAGACTTAGGGTTTACCACTACTCCGTTCGCAATGATACATTTCCCTTTGCATTGAAGAACTCCTGAAGGAAGAAGGTGCAGAACGAATTTCTCTTCACCAACATAAACCGTGTGACCAGCGTTGTCTCCTCCTTGGAAACGCACTACATAGTCCGATTTTGCTGATAAAACATCCGTGATTTTACCTTTACCTTCATCTCCATACTGAAGACCTACAACTACATAAGTTGACATATTTTACTTTTGTTTTAAGATTCGTGCAAAATTACTTTTAAAAAAAATGACAGCCAAATTATAGGGGATATTTATTTTGGATTGGGTGAAAATCATAGGGTTGAAGGTGTTAAAATAATTTAATCCAAAAATAATAAAGTCATGTCGTATAATTTTTTGAAATAAAAATTTGTTTACTTTTGTTTTGTGGAAAAACATGGTCAAATAGAAATAAAAGTTTCTGGAAAAATTGGAAACGTAGATATAAATCCTGATAACTTTGATATCAAGGAAATAATTTCTATATTAAACAATGTTGATGACTTGTTATATTCTGGAGATAAAAAAAATAGACCTTTAATTTCTTATGATATTAAAGAGGGATCTGTTAGAAATATTTTTAAAACCGGCATACAATATATAGTTAGTTTTAATGCTATATTAGGTTTAATTTCCCAGACTAATACTATTGATTATTTAGATTTAGCAACAGCTAAAGCTATTGAAAACCTTCAAGATTTAGCAAAGAAAAAAGATTTTGCATTTGATATAACGACATCACTTGAAGAGTCTAATAGTATTCGAATTGATAAATTCTCTGATTTTAAAAGAACAGAAGCAATTTGGGCTGAAGCAGAATTTTATTTTTATGGAAAAATAACTAATGCAGGAGGTAAAGATAAAGCTAATATTCATTTATTGACTGATGAATATGGAACAGTTAGAATTCAAACTCCAATTTCATTCTTAGAACAACAAGAAGAAAATATTCTATACAAATCTTTAGGTATAAGAGCTAAAGGTAATCAGCATTCAGAAAACGGGGAAATTGATTTTACAAATTTAGAATTCATTGAGTTAATTGATTATAATCCCATTTTTGATGAAAATTATTTGAAAAAATTAAGAGATAAAGCAAAACAATCTTGGCTTTCAAATATTAATCCTGATGAATGGTTAAGACAAATAAGAGGAAGCTATGAAAGTTAATGGAGTTTTACTAGACACAAGTTTCTTTATTAGGTTTTTAAATGATGCAGATCCATTATTTAGAAATGCTTTGGAATATTATAAATATTTTTTAAACAAAGATATCAAAATGCACATTTCAACAATTTCAATTGCTGAATATTGTGTTGGAGGTTCTATATCAGAACTACCTTTAAGAAATTTAGCTATTCTTCCATTTAATTTGAATCATGCTATTAAAACAGGAGAAATTGCTAAAATAGTTTTCACAAAAAAAGGAAAATTAAAACTAGCTGAAAGAAATATAATTCCAAATGACTCAAAATTATTTTCTCAAGCAGATGTAGAGAAAAATATCATTTATTATTTGTCTTCAGACACCGAGAGTATTAAAATTTATAATCTTCTCCAAGAAGAAGGACAAAAGCCAAATTTTAATTTTATAGATTTAAGTATTCCACCAAATGAATATTTTGGTTATTTAGATTTATAGATACTTTTAAGTTTTGATTAACAAAGCTTAAGAACAATTACCAATCAATTGTCCTACCATCTTATCTCTAATAAAATACTCATCATCCAAAATTGAAAACACCAACAAAGTCTCATCATAATATTTAATGGAATTGTTGGAAATTATAAACTCCCTGACATCAAAATAAAATATCTTACCACTTGAACATTCTTATGAATTCATCACAAAAATCAGCATACCTTCCCTCCAAACTCAACAAAGAATCAGACCTGTTTCATACTCTATTCACTCCAGAAACAGTAACAGCCACCCTCCTTATCGTTCACGGCATGCAGGAACATAGTGGAAGATACGCGGAAATAGCTGAGTATTTTGCAAACCATGGCATTGCAGTGCTGACGTATGATCACCTGGGTCACGGAAAGTCCGTAAAAGATAAAAGCGAGATAGGGTTCTTCCAGCTTGAAAAACCGGATGAGAGGCTAATTGCTGATACAGAAATGATGGCAGATCATCTTGCAGCGCAATATCCGGATGTTCCCCATTTTATTCTGGGACATTCAATGGGATCTTTTATCACTCGTTGTCTTCTTCAGAGAGCAAGTAAGAAATTTGCCGGGGCTATTATTACCGGAACTGGTGGACCTTTGCCTGGAATTGATTTATTGAGAGGCTATTTATCCATAGCTAATGCCATAGCACCAAAACATCGTACTTTTTTAAATTCTGTTTTTACCAAGGTCAATAATAAGCATTTTAAGAGAGATAAAGATTTTGGTGATACAAGCTGGCTAAGCATTAATCCTAAGAACAGAACTGCTTTTGAACAGGATGAATTGTGCGGAATTCCTTTTACCCATAATGCTTTTTATACGCTGTTTACAGTTTATAAAAGAGCAACTTCAAGAAATTGGGCTTCTTCTATTTCGCCAGCATTTCCTTTTCTGTTTGTAAGCGGAAAGAATGATCCGATTGGTGATTTTGGTAAAGGAGTCATCCTTACCATTAACAATTTAAAAAGTGATGGCTTTCAGGATGTGGAGACAAAGATCTATCCGGAGATGCGTCATGAAATTTTGAATGAGGAAATACGGGAGCAGGTGCTGAGTGAGATTTATGATTGGATGTTAAGACATTGTAAATAGGTTCTTGCAGATAGAGGCAATGTAATAGTCTTTTTCCCACAGATAGCACGGATTTTCACAGATGATTATGGATAAATTCTGCGTAATCTGCAAAATCTGCGAGATAATTTAAATTCTTGTATTTTAGGGATAATGATTTTGTTATCTGTCCTGATTTTTTATTGAAATTGAAGACTCACCTTAATCAAAAAAAGTATCTAAAAGTTTAGGGTAGAATTATCCGCTGGTCTCAATCCATTCTGAGAAAGATTTGCGGTAGGTTTCTCCTACGGTAACGAAATCCATATTTCTCATCTGGATTCTGTTTCCTTCAATGACTTTTATTTTATCGGTTGCAATGATATAAGATCTATGAATCCTCATAAATCTGTTTTCAGGAAGTTTCTCTAAAATATCTTTCATATTTTCCAGCACCATTACTTTATCATTGATGGTGTGAATTCTGATATAATCTTTTAATCCTTCGATATAAATAACCTCATCAAAGGCTATTTTATAATATTTTCTGTCTGATCGTACGAAAAGATGATCCAGCTGTGGCTCAGGAATGAAAGCCTGTTGCCATTGTATAAATTTTTGTACTCCCTGATAAAAGCGATTGAAAGTAATGGGCTTCAATAAAAAATCCACCACGTGGAAATCAAAAGCTTCCAAAGCATACTCAGCATACGCAGTAGTTACAATGAAATTATGATTCTTATTAAACATTTTCATCATTTCAATTCCTGTAAGCTCAGGCATCTGAATATCAATAAAAATAAGGTCTACATTTTCTGAACCCAATAATTTCATCACTTCATACACATCACTTCCGGCATATATGATATTCAACAGATCGGTTTTTAAGGCATAATCGTTCAAAAGCCTTACTGCAAAGGGCTCATCATCTAGGATAATACAATTGATCTTTTGTTTCATGAAAATTGAATTTGTATGGATGCTTTAAATTTGTTTTCAAGACGGGTGGTTTCAAGTTTATATTTGCTGTGGTATAACATCTCTAACCTATTTTTAAGATTATCCAAACCAATACCACCCAGTTTATCTGTTTTTTTATTGCCTATAGAATTGATGACTTCAAAATTCAAAAGTTTATCGTCTGTAAATATATTGATCTCAATTGGGTTTTGTTCTGAGTAAGCCCCATGTTTTAAGGCATTTTCAATCAATGGTGACAGAATATAGGGTGCTATTCTTCGTTTTTCATCTTTAATCCCGGACTGCCATTTTACAATATTATTTTCATAATGTCTTAATTCTTCCAATTCTATATAGGCTTTTATATAATCCAGTTCTTCTGACAGGGCAATATGCTCCTTCTGTGCCTCATAGGTGGTAAAACGCATGATGCTGCTCAGTTTTTCAATAGCAGAAAGAGATTCCGGTGACTGAAAGTGAACCATTGAATAGATATTATTTAAAGTATTGAAAATAAAATGAGGGTTGATCTGAGCTTTAAGAAATTTGATCTCCGTATTTTTCTGATCTTCCAGAATAACCTTATTATATTCTAAAAGTTTTATCACATGGATAATTAACCACAGAAATGAACTGAAAATAATAGGTTTGCTGCTATAAGCAAGATTATCCAGGAGATAGTTTCCTAAAACGGGATTGGTATAATTTACCTTCCCTAGCCACCAGTCTGTCAACACCTGTTCAATAACAAAGCGTGTTAATGTAAAGAACAAATAAGTAATGATAATTCCTATCAACAGCTTTATCCATTTAAAATCGTTGAAGATTTTTGGCATTACCAAGATATAATTAAAGTAGAAGGTCAGTACAAAGACTATAGCATAGGTTTTAAAGAACAGATCCAGCTCCGGCATCCCGAAAGAGAGCGGTTGGCCTACCAGCATAAAATACAAAGTCAGCAGCCAAAATAAAATGTGCAGGCCAATCTCCGTTTTTTTATTCAGATGTAGTTTTCCCATATCGGTTATTATTTTTTTGTAAAAATAGGTTTTTATGGAAAAGTTCAACACCGGGTTTGTCGACAAAATACGAGGGAACGTCGATAAAATTGGTTTCAGCAGACTCAAAGCTGCAGTTTTGCTAAAAAATAAAGACAAAGATTATGAAAACTTTACTTCTTCCAGCGATACTTCTTCTATTCATCAATACAATGAATGCACAGGAAAAAGAAACCAACAGTGAAACTTCTTTAGAAACTGTTGTTATAAAAAAGCAGAAAAAAATTATTGAAAGAAAGGTAGACCGTCTCATTTATAATGTTGAAAATTCAACTGCTTCAACGGGTGGAAATGCCTTGGATGCTTTAAAATCTGCCCCGATGGTAAGGGTACAAAATGAAGCGGTATCTATTGTTGGAAAAGGTGAAGTATTGATTATGATTGATGACCGTCTTCAAAAGATGCCTGCAAGCGAGGTAGCTGCTTTTCTGAAAACGATTCCTTCAGATAATATTAAAAGCATTGAGGTGATCACTTCTCCTCCTGCAAAATATGAAGCGGAAGGAAACAACGGGATTATTAATATTAAACTTAAAACCGCTAAAAATAATTCGTGGAATGCTAGTTTAGGCACCAATTATACCCAAAGATTCTATGCCGGAAACAGCGTACAGGGCATGTTTAATTATAATCATGGAAAGCTTTCTCTACAATCTTCTGTGTATATGGAACAACAAAAATCCCGATCAAGCTCCCAAAGCAATACTTATTATCAAAATGAATTGTGGGCTATGGATACTCAGAGCGCTAGCAAAAACAAAAATCTGGGAATCAGTTTAGGAGCTGATTACAAAGTTACAGATCAATGGACAACCGGATTAAAATATCTGGGAAGCTTCAGCACAGAAGAGGGTTCAAGTTCTCCGTTTACTTCAAGAATGAATTATCAAACCTCTCAGCCTGATTCTTTTATTTCTTCTGACACTCAATCTTCCAATAAACCCAATATTAATAGTTTAAATTGGTTTAACACCATAAAAATGGACAGTGCTAAAACTGTACTTACTACAGATTTTGATTTTTTTGAATATAAAAAGGATGATGCAAGAGATTTCTACGGAAGTGAACTTGATTCCAAAATGCAAATGCTTCCCGGGACTTATTTTTCAGCATTAAATTCAAACATGAACAAAATCCGTAATTATTCAGGAAAAGCAGATCTGGAAACCAAACTTTCCTGGGCAGACTTTAATTTTGGTGGCCGTTTTTCTTTTACCCGTACCGATAATAATTTTTTAGCCTACAATAAAGAAACCGGTGTTCCAGTCCTTAATACCGATCAATCCAATACCTTCATTTATAAAGAATATAACGAGGCTTTATATTTTTCATTAAGCAGAAAATTTAATAACCATTGGGAAGCTAAACTTGGATTACGTGCTGAAGCTACCCAAACAACCGGGTTTTCAGAAACCCGCAACCAAACTGACAAAAATGATTATATCAAACTGTTTCCAACAGCTTATCTTACTTATACGATGAACAACAACCATTCTTTTTCATTGAATTACAACAGAAGAATCAGACGTCCGGATTTTGATTACCTGAATCCATTTGTTGTCCGTTCAAGTCCTTTTTATTATTCCGAAGGCAACCCTTATCTGAAGCCTTCTATTATTGACAATATTGAGTTTTCTTATATCAAGGGGCAAAAATGGACTTCTTCATTATATTATTCCAAAGTTTCAGATTTCGGGCAGGCATTATCTATTTTAAATCCGGATACCAATGTGACCAGAAATACTCCTGTAAATTATGCAGACACTTACCAGATTGGTTTTTCCACCTCTTATAATTTCAGTGCTGTAAAATGGTGGAACAGCTTTTCAGGATTCAATGTTAATTATCAGAATGTAAAATCTAAAGTTCCGTACACCGCCTCTATTGATGGTTACAATGCTTATCTGTATAGTAATAATGACTTTACTCTGAATAAGAAAAAAACGTTTTCTCTGAGTGTCAATTATGGGTTACAACTTCCGGGCAGATATCAAATTTTCCATATTTCCACGATGAATATTTTGGATGTGACAGTAAAGATTCTGTGTCTTGATAAAAAATTCTCCGTATCTCTTACCGGAACTGATCTTCTAAACAGCCAAAGACCTTTGATCTCTTATCAATCCAATGGTATTGAAACCAATTTCAGAAACAATAATTATACACGAGGATTCAGACTTTCATTAAGTTACAGATTTGGGAATAATGATCTAAAATCTAAGGATAGAAATTTCGGAAATGAAGAGGAAAGAAACAGGATGAATCAATAAGCTTCAAATATTCTTAATTTAATAAACTCACACAGATTTTGCGGATTAAGCGGATTCAATCATACAGAAACATCTGCGAAATCTGTGAGATCTGCGTGAGACTATATGAATCAGATTACAGATCCGAGAACCTGAATAGTTTGGAATTATTTTAATTCTAAAATTCTCGAGATTACACAGATTTCAAATTATACAAAGAATATCCGGAAGAGTTTTTTAGATCACTCCACTTCATCGCAATGACATATCTAATAATTTTATATTTTTGAATCTCATGTTTTAAAAACAATGAACAGAATTGACCGACTGATTTCCGTGCTTACTACTTTGCAATCTAAACAATTTGTAACGGCTGATTATATTGCTGATAAATATGAGATCAGTATCAGAACAGTGTACAGGGATATTAAAGCGCTAGGTGAAATTGGAGTTCCTATTGATTATGAGCCTCAGAAAGGCTATACCGTTTTACAAGGCTTCTTCCTTCCTCCGATTCTTCTTACCAGTGATGAAGCCAATGCTTTGATTATGATTTCCAAACTGTCGGAACGTTATACAGACAAAACGATACACAAGAATGTTTCCAATGCTATAGACAAAATAAAATCGGTCTTACGATATAGTGAAAAGGAAAAAGCAGATCAATTGCAGAAAAAGATTGGCATCTATGTTTCGCCTGAGACTGACCGCAGTAAAGATTATCTGACTATTATCCAGAATGCTATTATAGATAAGCAAATTTTAAAAATATGCTATCTCAACAATTCAACCGAAGCCAGCGAAAGAGAAATTGAACCTATCGGAATGAGTTTTTATACCAATCAATGGCATCTGATCGCCTGGTGCTGGAAAAGAAATGAATATCGGGATTTTAAAGTTTTACAGATTCAGGATTTAAGGAATACAGCTCAGCCATTTAAAAAAGAAGTGCATTTTACTCTTGAGGAATATATTAATTCTTTGACGTGATGAGGCCTGGAAGTAAGAAGCTGGAGGCGGGAGGTTTCTGCTAGACGAATAACTTCTGCAAATCTTTGTAATGGATATTCTTAAAATAAAATGATAGACTATACACTCCTACTTCCGACATCCATAACTCCCCGCTTCCAACCTCCAGCTTCCAAACTTTTTGCATAAAAAAATCAGACTGACATAGGGTTGACAGTTGCCCCATTTACCTTTGTCTAAAATATCATACAATATGGATAAAGTATACAAAAATTGCCAGAGCTGCGGGATGCCTCTGAAAAAATCACCTAATGGCGGCGGAACCAATGCTGATGGTTCTATCAGTACAATGTATTGTGGTTATTGCTACGAAAAAGGACAGTTTAAACAAGAAAATATTACAGCAACAGAAATGCAGAGTTTTGTAAAAATCAAAATGAAAGATATGGGCTTTCCAGGTTTTCTGGCCGGTTTATTTTCAAAAGGAATTCCTAAATTAGAACGCTGGAAAAATTAAAATCAATCACCATGACTATAGAAGAACTTTTTAAAGACAAAGCCACTAAAGCAAAGGAAAAAACAGAGATCATCAGCAAATGGATCATGGATACGTCCCTACCCACAGACGAACTGATTGCCTTTGCTGAAAAAGCAAAAGACCCGATCAAAGGAACCTGTATAGAGGCTATGGAATATGCCACCAAACAAAATCCTAACCTTGCAGATGAAACGGTATTCACATTCGTTACCAATACCCTTACGGAGAAAGCTCCCAGAATAAAATGGGAAAGCGCCAAAGTGATTGGCAATACGGCACAATTATTTCCTGAGAATCTTGATCTGGCCATCACTAATCTGATCGCAAACACAGAACATGAAGGAACCGTTGTTCGTTGGAGTGCTGCGTTTGCGTTAGGAGAAATCCTGAAACTGAAAACTTCACACAATACTACTCTTCTTCCAACACTTGAGAACATCAGTGAGAAAGAAGAAAAGAACAGTATCAAGAAAATCTATCTGGATGCCATTAAGAAAACAAAGAAATAATTATTGAAAATTATAAACTTAAAACTCCTGGAAGCAATCTCCAGGAGTTTATTTTTTAGGTTTGGGCTAAAACCCTTTGATTTTTAAATCTTTTATTGTAAAGCCCGCTCCCTATTGAATTTCCAAATATAAATCCGCGAAATCTGCGAGAAATAAATCATTCCAACATTACTTCTCTCCCAATCCCTATTTCTTTAAGGAATATTTCATCATGTGAGATCACCAACAGCGTTCCTTTATAATCTTTAATAGAATTGGTAAGAATTTCAACATTCTGCAAATCCAGATTATTGGTAGGCTCATCCAGGATGATCATATCCGGAGCTTTATTGCTGATAGAAAGTCCGCACAGAAGTAACCTTAAACGCTCTCCACCACTTAAAACTCCGCATTTTTTATTCCATGTATCCTTACTGAACAAAAATCGTGAAAGTAATGTCTTCACTTCGGATTCCTGTAAAGCACTATCATTGAATGTTTGTACAAAATCATACAAAGTCAGTTCATCATCAATTAATGAATATTCCTGGTCTATATAAATACTATTGAATTCCGCATGGTTAATATTTCCAACAGAAGGCTGGATGTTTCCCAACAGAAGTTTAATAAGGGTTGTTTTCCCTGAACCGTTGCCTCCTTTAATGGAAATTCTCTCTCCACTTCTTATTTCAAGATCGAGATTATCTTTCCAGAGCTTTTCTTCTCCATAGCTAAAATTAATACCTTCAGCTGTGATCAAAATTTTCCCGGTATGCAAACCGGAATCATTGAAATTCACTTTCATCTGATCGGAATTTCTTACGGAAGAACGCAATTCCCTCAAGTCTCCTGAAATACCCGTAATCTTTTCAGTGTGTACACTCTTCAGTTTTGAAGTATTTTTCTCCGCATTGTTCCGAAGTGTATTCATCATGATTCTGGCTACTCCTGATTTTTCCTGTTTCTGCTTTCCGCGGGCATCAAGCTTCTGTTTGCGTTCTATGGTTTCACGTTCTTTTTCTTTAGCTTTTTTCAGAGCCCGCTCTTTGGCGTGAATATCATTTTGTAAAGCCTCCTCTTCCACTTCTTTCTGTTCTGAGTAGAAATCATAATTCCCGCCATAGGCAGCAATTCCCTGATTGCTTAATTCAAAAATTGTATCTGCAAGATTCAGTAATGTTCTGTCGTGGCTCACCATCAAAACAGTAGCATTTACTTTTTCAATAAGATCATATAGCAGTTTTCGTCCCTCTAAGTCAAGGTGATTAGTAGGTTCATCCAAAATAATGATATCAGGCTGATTGATCTGAATTCCGGCAAGGAAAACTTTGGTCTTCTGCCCGCCACTTAAGCCTTCTAGTTTTTGGTTTAAATCAAAATCCTGAAGATTCCAGTATTGTAATGCGTTCTGGCAGCGTTCTTCAATATCCCAATCGTCATTCAGAGTTTCAAAATACCGTTCATCCACTTCCCCACTCGTAATTTTTTCAAGGGCTAAAAGCTTCTGATCTATATTCAGACATTCTGCAATGGTTAGATGATTAAAGTTCCCGAACATTTGGGGAACATAGAAAATTTCGCCCTGAACATTTATAGTTCCCTCTAAAGGTTGTATTACATTCGCTATGATCTTCAGCAGGGTAGATTTTCCCATGCCGTTGCTTCCTACCAAAGCTGATTTGGTATGAGATGGTATTGTTAAATTGATATGATTAAAAAGGAGATTTCCTCCCGTAAACCCAAAGGATATATTTTGCAGTAAAATCATGATTTCTTTCTTAATAAAGGTTAAACACCAGCAACTCGTTAGTTACCGCTTCATTGAATCTGAAAGAAATTATATCCTACATGTCTGTATTTATGGGTTTTGAAAGATCAAATATAGTACAAATCTACGATTAAACACAAAAACATTTTAATGAAAAATCTAAAATCCGTAACTTTGCCAACTACTAAAATTTTTTATGGAAAGTATTAAAGTTCACGACAAAACTTTCGTTCCTTATTTAAAGGATGCCGAAATTCAGGAAATTGTAAAAGAGACCGCATTAAGAATTTATGAAGATTACAAAGATGAAGTTCCTGTTTTCATTGGTGTTTTGAATGGAGTTATCATGTTCTTCTCCGATCTTTTAAAATATTATCCTGGGGAATGCGAAATCGCTTTCCTACAAATGAGTTCTTATGTAGGAACTGAATCTACAGGGATTGTTTATCAGAAAATGGAGCTTACAAAAGATGTAAAAGACCGTCACATCATTCTTGTAGAAGATATCGTTGATACAGGAAATACGGTTGAAAGTCTTTTCAAATATTTCCAGGAAACACAACGTCCTAAATCTGTAAAGCTGGCAAGTTTCTTACTGAAACCTGAGATTTACAAGAAGGATTTCAAACTGGACTATATTGGGAAAGAAATTCCAAATAAATTTGTTCTTGGTTATGGATTGGACTATGATGAATTAGGAAGAAACCTACCTAATTTGTACCAACTAGAAGAAGGACAAATCAATCATTAAATGCCTATAGCTATTAGCTACTGGCTTTTAGCTTTAAATATTGAATCGAAATAAAGTAAAATATTAACTAAATAAAGCTAAAAGCAAGAAGCGAACCGCCAATTGCCGGAAGCGAAACAACATTATGATAAACATCGTTCTGTTCGGCCCTCCAGGAAGTGGAAAAGGAACACAAGCTCAGAATCTAATCGAAAAATTCAACTTAAAACAGGTTTCAACGGGTGATCTTTTCAGATACAACATGAAAAATGACACTGAACTTGGAAAACTGGCTAAGTCTTACATCGATAAAGGAGAATTGGTTCCGGATCAGGTAACAACAGATATGCTGATTGATGAGATCAGAAAACCTACCGATACTAACGGTTTTATCTTTGACGGATATCCAAGAACTACTGCTCAGACAGAAGCTTTGGAAAAAATCGTTAAAGAAGAACTTAATGATGAGATTGACATCTGTCTTTCATTAATTGTAGAGGATAAAATTTTGGTGGAAAGACTTCTGAAAAGAGGAGAAACCAGCGGTAGATCAGACGACAGCAATGTAGAGATCATCGAAAACAGAATTAAAGAATATTATACTAAAACAGCAGAAGTAGCAGAGCTTTACAAACAACAAGGAAAATATGTTGAAGTAAACGGTGTAGGAGAAATTGATGAGATTGCTCAAAAACTTTTCGCTGAAGTAGAGAAAATTAAATAATCGAGATTCGGGATACGGGATACGTATTTTCGTCCCGTAGCTCGCAACTCGTAACAAATACTATATGTCTAACTTTGTAGATTACGTAAAGATCCATTGTAAAAGCGGACACGGAGGTGCAGGTTCTGCCCACCTTCGCCGTGAAAAATATATTCCTAAAGGTGGCCCTGATGGAGGTGACGGAGGTCGTGGTGGACACGTCATTATGAGAGGAAATGCTCAGGAATGGACTTTACTTCCGCTTCGATACACCCGTCACATTAAAGCAGAACGTGGTGAAAACGGAGCAAAAAACCAGCTTACCGGTGCTGACGGTTCTGATATTTATATTGATGTTCCCATCGGAACGATCGCTAAAAATGAAGAAGGAGAAATTATCGGTGAAATCCTTGAAGACAAGCAGGAAATCATCTTGATGGAAGGAGGAAAAGGAGGAAGAGGAAACGAATTCTTCAAATCTTCTACCAATCAAACCCCAAGATATGCTCAACCCGGAATGGACGGTCAGGAAGGCTATATAGTCTTCGAACTTAAAATTTTAGCCGATGTAGGATTGGTTGGATTTCCGAATGCCGGAAAATCTACACTTCTGGCTTCTGTTTCTGCAGCAAAACCTAAGATTGCTAACTACGCCTTTACAACCCTGACTCCTAACCTTGGAATCGTGGATTACAGAAATTACAAATCATTCGTAATGGCTGATATTCCAGGAATTATAGAAGGAGCAGCGGAAGGAAAAGGATTAGGACACAGATTCCTGAGGCATATTGAAAGAAACTCTATCCTGTTGTTTTTAATTCCTGCGGATTCTGAAGATCACTTCCAGGAGTTTAAAATTCTGGAAAATGAATTGAAGGAATATAATCCTGAGCTTTTAGATAAAGATTTCATTGTTTCCGTTTCAAAATCCGATCTTTTGGATGATGAACTGAAAAAAGAAATTTCAGCCGAAT of the Chryseobacterium capnotolerans genome contains:
- a CDS encoding HEAT repeat domain-containing protein, which gives rise to MTIEELFKDKATKAKEKTEIISKWIMDTSLPTDELIAFAEKAKDPIKGTCIEAMEYATKQNPNLADETVFTFVTNTLTEKAPRIKWESAKVIGNTAQLFPENLDLAITNLIANTEHEGTVVRWSAAFALGEILKLKTSHNTTLLPTLENISEKEEKNSIKKIYLDAIKKTKK
- a CDS encoding ABC-F family ATP-binding cassette domain-containing protein, which translates into the protein MILLQNISFGFTGGNLLFNHINLTIPSHTKSALVGSNGMGKSTLLKIIANVIQPLEGTINVQGEIFYVPQMFGNFNHLTIAECLNIDQKLLALEKITSGEVDERYFETLNDDWDIEERCQNALQYWNLQDFDLNQKLEGLSGGQKTKVFLAGIQINQPDIIILDEPTNHLDLEGRKLLYDLIEKVNATVLMVSHDRTLLNLADTIFELSNQGIAAYGGNYDFYSEQKEVEEEALQNDIHAKERALKKAKEKERETIERKQKLDARGKQKQEKSGVARIMMNTLRNNAEKNTSKLKSVHTEKITGISGDLRELRSSVRNSDQMKVNFNDSGLHTGKILITAEGINFSYGEEKLWKDNLDLEIRSGERISIKGGNGSGKTTLIKLLLGNIQPSVGNINHAEFNSIYIDQEYSLIDDELTLYDFVQTFNDSALQESEVKTLLSRFLFSKDTWNKKCGVLSGGERLRLLLCGLSISNKAPDMIILDEPTNNLDLQNVEILTNSIKDYKGTLLVISHDEIFLKEIGIGREVMLE
- a CDS encoding phosphoribosyltransferase is translated as MESIKVHDKTFVPYLKDAEIQEIVKETALRIYEDYKDEVPVFIGVLNGVIMFFSDLLKYYPGECEIAFLQMSSYVGTESTGIVYQKMELTKDVKDRHIILVEDIVDTGNTVESLFKYFQETQRPKSVKLASFLLKPEIYKKDFKLDYIGKEIPNKFVLGYGLDYDELGRNLPNLYQLEEGQINH
- a CDS encoding adenylate kinase is translated as MINIVLFGPPGSGKGTQAQNLIEKFNLKQVSTGDLFRYNMKNDTELGKLAKSYIDKGELVPDQVTTDMLIDEIRKPTDTNGFIFDGYPRTTAQTEALEKIVKEELNDEIDICLSLIVEDKILVERLLKRGETSGRSDDSNVEIIENRIKEYYTKTAEVAELYKQQGKYVEVNGVGEIDEIAQKLFAEVEKIK
- the obgE gene encoding GTPase ObgE; the encoded protein is MSNFVDYVKIHCKSGHGGAGSAHLRREKYIPKGGPDGGDGGRGGHVIMRGNAQEWTLLPLRYTRHIKAERGENGAKNQLTGADGSDIYIDVPIGTIAKNEEGEIIGEILEDKQEIILMEGGKGGRGNEFFKSSTNQTPRYAQPGMDGQEGYIVFELKILADVGLVGFPNAGKSTLLASVSAAKPKIANYAFTTLTPNLGIVDYRNYKSFVMADIPGIIEGAAEGKGLGHRFLRHIERNSILLFLIPADSEDHFQEFKILENELKEYNPELLDKDFIVSVSKSDLLDDELKKEISAEFPENKQPLFFSGVTGEGLVELKDAIWKQLHG